A single region of the Agromyces sp. Leaf222 genome encodes:
- a CDS encoding NADPH:quinone reductase, with product MKAIAYSKTGDSSVLQLVEREAADPAEGEVRVRIAVSGVNPTDWKARAGSQPGGATPFDEVVPNQDGAGVIDAVGPGVTGFAVGDRVWAYLAAHQRPTGTAQQFAVLSAEHVVPLPDVASFELGASLGVPAMTAHRALTVSEHGPSRLGPGALDGRTVLVAGGAGAVGHAAIQLARWSGATVITTVSSPEKAALATAAGAHHVVDYRAGDAASVIRALAPHGVDQVVEVSPARNAELNASVIANHGTIAVYATDGGAEMAIDVRRHFALNVRYQFLLLYTVGQAALTAAAEDIGRALLDGALPVGEEAGLPITRFPLERTAEAHDAVEAGTVGKVLIDVDPAA from the coding sequence ATGAAAGCGATCGCGTACTCGAAGACCGGTGACTCGTCCGTGCTGCAGCTCGTCGAGCGGGAGGCGGCCGACCCAGCCGAGGGCGAGGTGCGCGTGCGCATCGCCGTCTCGGGCGTCAACCCGACCGACTGGAAGGCCAGGGCGGGATCCCAGCCCGGAGGAGCCACCCCGTTCGACGAGGTCGTGCCGAACCAGGACGGCGCGGGCGTCATCGACGCGGTGGGGCCCGGCGTGACCGGCTTCGCCGTCGGCGACCGCGTCTGGGCCTACCTCGCCGCGCATCAGCGGCCGACCGGCACCGCGCAGCAGTTCGCCGTGCTGTCGGCCGAGCATGTCGTGCCGCTTCCGGATGTCGCGAGCTTCGAGCTCGGGGCCTCGCTCGGCGTGCCCGCGATGACCGCGCACCGCGCCCTCACCGTCTCGGAGCACGGCCCCTCGCGGCTCGGCCCCGGCGCGCTCGACGGGCGGACGGTGCTCGTCGCGGGCGGCGCCGGCGCGGTCGGCCACGCGGCCATCCAGCTCGCCCGCTGGTCGGGAGCCACCGTCATCACGACGGTGAGCTCACCCGAGAAGGCGGCCCTCGCGACCGCGGCCGGAGCGCACCACGTCGTGGACTACCGCGCCGGCGACGCCGCCTCCGTGATCCGCGCCCTCGCCCCGCACGGCGTCGACCAGGTCGTCGAGGTCTCCCCCGCGCGCAACGCCGAGCTCAACGCGAGCGTCATCGCGAACCACGGCACGATCGCGGTGTACGCGACCGACGGCGGCGCCGAGATGGCGATCGACGTGCGCCGGCATTTCGCGCTCAACGTGCGCTACCAGTTCCTGCTGCTCTACACGGTCGGGCAGGCGGCGCTCACGGCGGCGGCCGAGGACATCGGCCGCGCCCTCCTCGACGGAGCGCTGCCCGTCGGCGAGGAGGCCGGGCTGCCGATCACGCGGTTCCCGCTGGAGCGTACGGCCGAGGCGCACGACGCCGTCGAGGCCGGCACCGTCGGCAAGGTGCTCATCGACGTCGACCCCGCGGCCTGA